One Cricetulus griseus strain 17A/GY chromosome 5, alternate assembly CriGri-PICRH-1.0, whole genome shotgun sequence genomic window carries:
- the LOC100764080 gene encoding interferon alpha-inducible protein 27, mitochondrial isoform X2: MAWSGAGTLVVSLFSKITASAAMVKAGGAVSGTILAGTQGLNLLAQTALGSGASALGSSLGALKVGTILSACPASVLAVGPSAAMTVAAVPPVLSAVGFTGPGIVASSLAAKMMSLSAIANGGGVAAGGLVATLQSVGAAGLSMQSQVLLGSAGTALVASVMGICGSSNPSVPREAEVTPPSLSNSETDKLAPGDDLSSWVQQILIQGYGPL; the protein is encoded by the exons ATGGCGTGGTCAGGAGCAGGCACACTGGTGGTTTCACTCTTCTCTAAGATTACAGCTTCAGCAGCCATGGTCAAAGCTGGAGGGGCAGTCTCTGGCACCATTCTAGCTGGTACACAGG GGCTCAATCTGTTAGCCCAGACTGCCCTGGGCTCTGGAGCATCTGCACTTGGATCTTCGTTAGGAGCACTGAAGGTTGGCACCATCCTATCGGCGtgccctgcctctgtcttggCTGTTGGTCCCAGTGCAG CCATGACTGTAGCTGCTGTGCCCCCTGTGCTAAGTGCTGTGGGCTTCACTGGGCCAGGAATTGTTGCCTCCTCTCTAGCAGCTAAGATGATGTCCTTGTCAGCTATTGCGAATGGGGGCGGAGTTGCGGCTGGTGGCTTGGTGGCCACTCTGCAGTCAGTGG GAGCTGCTGGACTTTCCATGCAATCTCAAGTCCTCTTGGGCTCTGCAGGAACTGCCCTTGTTGCTAGTGTGATGGGCATCTGTGGGAGTTCCAACCCTTCTGtccccagagaagcagaggtgacaCCTCCCAGCTTGTCCAACTCAGAGACTGACAAGTTAGCCCCAGGGGATGATCTGTCCTCCTGGGTTCAGCAGATTCTGATCCAGGGTTATGGGCCTCTGTGA
- the LOC100764080 gene encoding interferon alpha-inducible protein 27, mitochondrial isoform X1: MAWSGAGTLVVSLFSKITASAAMVKAGGAVSGTILAGTQGLNLLAQTALGSGASALGSSLGALKVGTILSACPASVLAVGPSAAKATVAVLGGAMTVAAVPPVLSAVGFTGPGIVASSLAAKMMSLSAIANGGGVAAGGLVATLQSVGAAGLSMQSQVLLGSAGTALVASVMGICGSSNPSVPREAEVTPPSLSNSETDKLAPGDDLSSWVQQILIQGYGPL, encoded by the exons ATGGCGTGGTCAGGAGCAGGCACACTGGTGGTTTCACTCTTCTCTAAGATTACAGCTTCAGCAGCCATGGTCAAAGCTGGAGGGGCAGTCTCTGGCACCATTCTAGCTGGTACACAGG GGCTCAATCTGTTAGCCCAGACTGCCCTGGGCTCTGGAGCATCTGCACTTGGATCTTCGTTAGGAGCACTGAAGGTTGGCACCATCCTATCGGCGtgccctgcctctgtcttggCTGTTGGTCCCAGTGCAG cCAAGGCTACTGTTGCTGTGCTTGGTGGAG CCATGACTGTAGCTGCTGTGCCCCCTGTGCTAAGTGCTGTGGGCTTCACTGGGCCAGGAATTGTTGCCTCCTCTCTAGCAGCTAAGATGATGTCCTTGTCAGCTATTGCGAATGGGGGCGGAGTTGCGGCTGGTGGCTTGGTGGCCACTCTGCAGTCAGTGG GAGCTGCTGGACTTTCCATGCAATCTCAAGTCCTCTTGGGCTCTGCAGGAACTGCCCTTGTTGCTAGTGTGATGGGCATCTGTGGGAGTTCCAACCCTTCTGtccccagagaagcagaggtgacaCCTCCCAGCTTGTCCAACTCAGAGACTGACAAGTTAGCCCCAGGGGATGATCTGTCCTCCTGGGTTCAGCAGATTCTGATCCAGGGTTATGGGCCTCTGTGA
- the Ddx24 gene encoding ATP-dependent RNA helicase DDX24 isoform X2, whose amino-acid sequence MKLKETKSRPKPPSRGTFQTRGFKVVGKWKQVKIDPNLFADAQMDGLVCFEELTDYRLVSAAENPSGFFSNEEPKKRKAQAVSEEEEEGEEEGESSSPQKKIKLKKQKDALVAAEGSTAQDEVKDSEPETQAYVTACSDRQVGEAASENLAQAVPKKKKNKGKKKLSPSQSTVSKVPKKAKTWMPEVQDQKADVSAWRDLFVPKAVLRALSFLGFSAPTPIQALTLPPAIRDKLDILGAAETGSGKTLAFAIPMIHAVLQWHKMKVPPIPNGTGVPLRELRVGAAAHLGSPPREGTESAVLQDAARIENEAHPKTSASASAQALLSCDGGDAGEGPSSLVEDKLIPKQDDDREEKLDEEQAGKLKQGLCDRIAIYRVHPRRPLLGLVLTPTRELAVQVRQHIDAVAKFTGIKTAILVGGMSTQKQQRMLNRHPEIVIATPGRLWELVKEKHPHLSNLRQLRCLVIDEADRMVEKGHFAELSQLLEMLNDSQYNPNRQTLVFSATLTLVHQVPARILHKKHVKKMDKTTKLDLLMQKIGMRGKPKVIDLTRNEGTVETLTETKIHCETDEKDWYLYYFLMQYPGRSLVFANSISCIKRLSGLLKVLDIMPLTLHACMHQKQRLRNLEQFAHLEDCVLLATDVAARGLDIPKVQHVIHYQVPRTSEIYIHRSGRTARATREGLSLMLIGPEDVINFKKIYKTLKKDEDIPLFPVQAKYMDVVKEEKLTSRKSDGDRSR is encoded by the exons ATGAAGTTAAAGGAGACAAAATCAAGGCCAAAGCCACCGAGCCGTGGCACATTTCAGACAAGGGGCTTCAAAGTCGTGGGGAAATGGAAGCAGGTGAAGATCGATCCAAATCTGTTTGCGGATGCACAGATGGATGGCTTGGTGTGCTTTGAGGAACTCACAGATTACCGTTTAGTCTCTGCTGCTGAGAATCCCTCTGGTTTCTTCTCAAATGAGGAGCCAAAGAAGAGAAAGGCCCAAGCTGtttcagaagaggaggaggagggagaggaggagggagagtctagctccccccaaaaaaagatcaaattgaagaaacagaaagatgcGCTAGTGGCTGCTGAAGGAAGTACAGCCCAGGATGAAGTCAAAGATTCTGAGCCAGAGACTCAGGCATATGTCACTGCTTGTTCTGATAGACAGGTAGGAGAAGCAGCATCGGAAAACCTGGCACAGGCTGttccaaaaaagaagaaaaacaaagggaaaaaaaaattaagccctTCCCAGAGCACTGTCTCTAAAGTGCCCAAAAAAGCAAAGACATGGATGCCTGAAGTGCAGGACCAGAAGGCAGATGTGTCAGCATGGAGGGACCTGTTTGTGCCCAAGGCGGTTCTCCGAGCACTCAGCTTTCTGGGCTTCTCTGCACCCACCCCAATCCAAGCTCTGACCTTGCCCCCAGCCATCCGTGACAAACTGGACATCCTAGGAGCTGCTGAGACAG GAAGCGGGAAAACTCTTGCTTTTGCCATCCCGATGATTCATGCCGTGCTGCAGTGGCATAAGATGAAGGTCCCACCCATCCCAAATGGCACTGGAGTACCACTTCGGGAGCTCAGGGTGGGAGCTGCTGCCCATCTTGGGTCACCTCCCAGGGAAGGAACTGAGTCTGCAGTGTTGCAGGATGCGGCCAGAATTGAGAATGAAGCACATCCCAAGACTAGTGCCTCTGCCTCAGCCCAGGCACTGCTCTCCTGTGATGGTGGTGATGCTGGTGAAGGACCTTCTTCCTTGGTTGAGGACAAGCTTATTCCCAAGCAAGATGACGACAGGGAAGAAAAGCTTGATGAAGAGCAGGCTGGGAAGTTAAAACAGGGGCTGTGTGACCGCATTGCTATCTACAGAGTTCACCCAAGGCGCCCCCTGCTGGGACTAGTCCTGACTCCCACTCGAGAGCTGGCAGTCCAAGTCAGACAACACATTGATGCTGTGGCCAAGTTTACAG GGATTAAAACGGCAATTTTAGTTGGTGGGATGTCCACACAGAAACAGCAGAGGATGCTGAATCGCCACCCAGAGATTGTGATCGCTACCCCTGGTCGGCTCTGGGAGCTAGTTAAAGAAAAACATCCTCACTTAAGCAACCTTCGGCAGCTCAG GTGCCTGGTTATAGATGAGGCTGATCGGATGGTTGAGAAAGGCCATTTTGCTGAACTCTCTCAGCTTTTAGAGATGCTAAATGACTCCCAGTACAACCCCAATCGACAAACGCTTGTTTTTTCTGCCACACTAACCCTGGTACACCAAGTTCCTGCTCGAATCCTTCATAAGAAGCACGTGAAGAAAATGGATAAAACCACCAAACTTGACCTTCTCATGCAGAAGATTGGTATGCGGGGCAAGCCAAAAGTCATCGACCTCACAAGGAATGAGGGTACAGTGGAGACGCTGACAGAGACCAAGATCCACTGTGAGACAGATGAGAAAGACTGGTACCTCTACTATTTCCTCATGCAGTACCCAGGCCGCAGCCTGGTGTTTGCCAACAGCATCTCATGCATCAAGCGCCTCTCTGGGCTCCTCAAGGTCCTGGACATCATGCCGCTGACCCTGCACGCCTGCATGCACCAGAAACAGAGGCTCAGAAACCTGGAGCAGTTTGCCCATCTGGAAGA CTGTGTTCTCTTGGCAACAGATGTGGCAGCTCGGGGCCTGGATATTCCTAAAGTTCAGCATGTCATCCATTACCAG GTGCCCCGCACCTCAGAGATCTATATCCACCGGAGTGGCCGGACTGCCCGTGCTACCAGGGAAGGCCTCAGCTTGATGCTGATTGGGCCTGAAGATGTGATCAACTTCAAGAAGATTTACAAAACTCTCAAGAAAGACGAGGACATCCCCCTGTTCCCAGTGCAGGCAAAGTACATGGATGTGGTCAAG GAGGAAAAGCTGACCAGCAGGAAGAGCGACGGCGACAGAAGCAGATAA
- the Ddx24 gene encoding ATP-dependent RNA helicase DDX24 isoform X1 has protein sequence MKLKETKSRPKPPSRGTFQTRGFKVVGKWKQVKIDPNLFADAQMDGLVCFEELTDYRLVSAAENPSGFFSNEEPKKRKAQAVSEEEEEGEEEGESSSPQKKIKLKKQKDALVAAEGSTAQDEVKDSEPETQAYVTACSDRQVGEAASENLAQAVPKKKKNKGKKKLSPSQSTVSKVPKKAKTWMPEVQDQKADVSAWRDLFVPKAVLRALSFLGFSAPTPIQALTLPPAIRDKLDILGAAETGSGKTLAFAIPMIHAVLQWHKMKVPPIPNGTGVPLRELRVGAAAHLGSPPREGTESAVLQDAARIENEAHPKTSASASAQALLSCDGGDAGEGPSSLVEDKLIPKQDDDREEKLDEEQAGKLKQGLCDRIAIYRVHPRRPLLGLVLTPTRELAVQVRQHIDAVAKFTGIKTAILVGGMSTQKQQRMLNRHPEIVIATPGRLWELVKEKHPHLSNLRQLRCLVIDEADRMVEKGHFAELSQLLEMLNDSQYNPNRQTLVFSATLTLVHQVPARILHKKHVKKMDKTTKLDLLMQKIGMRGKPKVIDLTRNEGTVETLTETKIHCETDEKDWYLYYFLMQYPGRSLVFANSISCIKRLSGLLKVLDIMPLTLHACMHQKQRLRNLEQFAHLEDCVLLATDVAARGLDIPKVQHVIHYQVPRTSEIYIHRSGRTARATREGLSLMLIGPEDVINFKKIYKTLKKDEDIPLFPVQAKYMDVVKERIRLARQVEKAEYRNFQACLHNSWIEQAAAALEIELEEDMYKGGKADQQEERRRQKQIKVLKQELRHLLSQPLFQENLKTRYPTQSGRLPQPMVAPRNGESALSCLSRQKRRRRKKPKEHRAPPQSSASTS, from the exons ATGAAGTTAAAGGAGACAAAATCAAGGCCAAAGCCACCGAGCCGTGGCACATTTCAGACAAGGGGCTTCAAAGTCGTGGGGAAATGGAAGCAGGTGAAGATCGATCCAAATCTGTTTGCGGATGCACAGATGGATGGCTTGGTGTGCTTTGAGGAACTCACAGATTACCGTTTAGTCTCTGCTGCTGAGAATCCCTCTGGTTTCTTCTCAAATGAGGAGCCAAAGAAGAGAAAGGCCCAAGCTGtttcagaagaggaggaggagggagaggaggagggagagtctagctccccccaaaaaaagatcaaattgaagaaacagaaagatgcGCTAGTGGCTGCTGAAGGAAGTACAGCCCAGGATGAAGTCAAAGATTCTGAGCCAGAGACTCAGGCATATGTCACTGCTTGTTCTGATAGACAGGTAGGAGAAGCAGCATCGGAAAACCTGGCACAGGCTGttccaaaaaagaagaaaaacaaagggaaaaaaaaattaagccctTCCCAGAGCACTGTCTCTAAAGTGCCCAAAAAAGCAAAGACATGGATGCCTGAAGTGCAGGACCAGAAGGCAGATGTGTCAGCATGGAGGGACCTGTTTGTGCCCAAGGCGGTTCTCCGAGCACTCAGCTTTCTGGGCTTCTCTGCACCCACCCCAATCCAAGCTCTGACCTTGCCCCCAGCCATCCGTGACAAACTGGACATCCTAGGAGCTGCTGAGACAG GAAGCGGGAAAACTCTTGCTTTTGCCATCCCGATGATTCATGCCGTGCTGCAGTGGCATAAGATGAAGGTCCCACCCATCCCAAATGGCACTGGAGTACCACTTCGGGAGCTCAGGGTGGGAGCTGCTGCCCATCTTGGGTCACCTCCCAGGGAAGGAACTGAGTCTGCAGTGTTGCAGGATGCGGCCAGAATTGAGAATGAAGCACATCCCAAGACTAGTGCCTCTGCCTCAGCCCAGGCACTGCTCTCCTGTGATGGTGGTGATGCTGGTGAAGGACCTTCTTCCTTGGTTGAGGACAAGCTTATTCCCAAGCAAGATGACGACAGGGAAGAAAAGCTTGATGAAGAGCAGGCTGGGAAGTTAAAACAGGGGCTGTGTGACCGCATTGCTATCTACAGAGTTCACCCAAGGCGCCCCCTGCTGGGACTAGTCCTGACTCCCACTCGAGAGCTGGCAGTCCAAGTCAGACAACACATTGATGCTGTGGCCAAGTTTACAG GGATTAAAACGGCAATTTTAGTTGGTGGGATGTCCACACAGAAACAGCAGAGGATGCTGAATCGCCACCCAGAGATTGTGATCGCTACCCCTGGTCGGCTCTGGGAGCTAGTTAAAGAAAAACATCCTCACTTAAGCAACCTTCGGCAGCTCAG GTGCCTGGTTATAGATGAGGCTGATCGGATGGTTGAGAAAGGCCATTTTGCTGAACTCTCTCAGCTTTTAGAGATGCTAAATGACTCCCAGTACAACCCCAATCGACAAACGCTTGTTTTTTCTGCCACACTAACCCTGGTACACCAAGTTCCTGCTCGAATCCTTCATAAGAAGCACGTGAAGAAAATGGATAAAACCACCAAACTTGACCTTCTCATGCAGAAGATTGGTATGCGGGGCAAGCCAAAAGTCATCGACCTCACAAGGAATGAGGGTACAGTGGAGACGCTGACAGAGACCAAGATCCACTGTGAGACAGATGAGAAAGACTGGTACCTCTACTATTTCCTCATGCAGTACCCAGGCCGCAGCCTGGTGTTTGCCAACAGCATCTCATGCATCAAGCGCCTCTCTGGGCTCCTCAAGGTCCTGGACATCATGCCGCTGACCCTGCACGCCTGCATGCACCAGAAACAGAGGCTCAGAAACCTGGAGCAGTTTGCCCATCTGGAAGA CTGTGTTCTCTTGGCAACAGATGTGGCAGCTCGGGGCCTGGATATTCCTAAAGTTCAGCATGTCATCCATTACCAG GTGCCCCGCACCTCAGAGATCTATATCCACCGGAGTGGCCGGACTGCCCGTGCTACCAGGGAAGGCCTCAGCTTGATGCTGATTGGGCCTGAAGATGTGATCAACTTCAAGAAGATTTACAAAACTCTCAAGAAAGACGAGGACATCCCCCTGTTCCCAGTGCAGGCAAAGTACATGGATGTGGTCAAG GAGCGGATCCGTCTAGCGCGGCAGGTTGAAAAGGCTGAGTACCGGAACTTCCAGGCTTGTCTGCACAACTCATGGATTGAGCAGGCGGCGGCAGCCCTGGAGATTGAGCTAGAGGAAGACATGTACAAAG GAGGAAAAGCTGACCAGCAGGAAGAGCGACGGCGACAGAAGCAGATAAAGGTCCTGAAGCAGGAGCTACGCCATCTGCTCTCCCAGCCACTCTTCCAGGAGAACCTGAAGACCAGGTACCCCACACAGTCTGGCAGGCTGCCTCAGCCCATGGTGGCCCCCAGGAATGGTGAGTCTGCACTGAGCTGCCTCTctagacagaagaggaggaggaggaagaagccaaAAGAACACCGGGCACCTCCGCAGTCAAGTGCAAGCACGAGCTAA